One segment of Mycoplasma sp. E35C DNA contains the following:
- a CDS encoding DJ-1/PfpI family protein, whose protein sequence is MKLLVLTLKQFQDIELVSFTSIMKASKKFTQIDFYSPDNLSEVVGQFDIAHIKTINSFDVNDYDVIYIPGGMGAKHLRTNQKGLDCVKQFVDNNKWVIAICDAPNALSENNILNKNDSYISWSDGSMNDINRIKDFNVQLNCSNKLITGRCSLTTLDLAFYSLEMIFSKEFSDELRTRLTGKA, encoded by the coding sequence ATGAAACTACTTGTATTAACATTAAAACAATTCCAAGATATTGAATTAGTTAGCTTCACTTCAATCATGAAAGCATCAAAGAAATTTACACAAATTGATTTTTATTCACCTGATAATTTAAGTGAAGTGGTTGGTCAGTTTGATATTGCTCATATTAAAACAATTAATTCATTTGATGTTAATGATTATGATGTGATTTATATCCCTGGTGGAATGGGTGCAAAACATTTAAGAACTAATCAAAAAGGTCTTGATTGTGTTAAACAATTTGTTGATAACAATAAATGGGTGATTGCAATTTGTGATGCTCCGAATGCTTTGAGTGAAAATAATATTTTAAATAAAAACGATAGTTATATTTCATGAAGTGATGGCAGCATGAATGACATTAATCGTATTAAAGATTTTAATGTGCAACTAAACTGTTCTAATAAATTAATTACGGGTAGATGTTCATTAACAACATTAGATTTAGCTTTTTATAGTTTGGAAATGATTTTTTCTAAAGAATTCAGTGATGAACTAAGAACTAGATTGACTGGTAAAGCATAA
- a CDS encoding tRNA (adenosine(37)-N6)-dimethylallyltransferase MiaA: MHSKKLILVIGPTGTKKSYLANKLALRLNLPIISADAFQVYKELNAGVNKPSAKTLSEIDYHLVSEISIFDDWSIAHFNKKAKDILSRTPNWTIVCGGSHLYINSLINDYQLENESLDQALFNELEQQENQELFNQLLSYDFDEANKIGINNRRRLLRAVYLFKKHGKKSKNDTKKFDYIVVKCMSEKQQLFDYLDKRLNEMIDDLKWTEEIAYLDQLIKDKNIDKKLIAMKALGYPEVYDAWLNKKPIDREAINKKLKKLVKHQLTWTRNKFNDGLKTYEFNFFNDDADKLCDEIIEYIKDND; this comes from the coding sequence ATGCATTCAAAAAAATTAATTTTAGTCATTGGACCAACAGGAACTAAAAAATCGTATTTAGCTAACAAATTAGCATTAAGATTAAATCTGCCAATTATCTCAGCTGATGCTTTTCAAGTTTATAAAGAATTAAATGCTGGTGTTAATAAACCATCAGCAAAAACTTTATCTGAAATTGATTATCATTTGGTTTCTGAAATATCAATATTTGATGATTGATCAATAGCTCATTTTAATAAGAAAGCTAAGGATATTTTGTCACGCACTCCAAATTGAACAATTGTGTGTGGAGGCAGCCATCTTTATATCAACAGTTTGATTAATGATTATCAACTAGAAAATGAGTCGTTAGATCAAGCATTATTTAATGAGTTAGAACAACAAGAGAACCAAGAACTTTTTAATCAATTATTAAGCTATGATTTTGATGAAGCAAATAAGATCGGAATTAACAATAGAAGAAGATTGTTAAGAGCAGTGTATTTGTTCAAAAAACACGGTAAAAAGTCAAAAAATGATACAAAAAAGTTTGATTATATTGTTGTTAAATGTATGTCAGAAAAACAGCAACTTTTTGACTACTTAGATAAGCGATTAAATGAGATGATTGATGATCTAAAATGAACTGAAGAAATTGCTTATTTAGATCAACTAATTAAAGATAAAAATATTGATAAAAAATTAATTGCAATGAAGGCATTAGGTTATCCAGAAGTTTATGATGCATGATTAAATAAAAAACCGATTGATCGTGAAGCAATTAATAAGAAACTTAAAAAACTAGTTAAACACCAATTAACCTGAACAAGAAATAAATTTAATGATGGTTTAAAAACATACGAATTTAATTTCTTTAATGATGATGCTGATAAATTGTGTGATGAGATAATTGAATACATAAAAGATAATGACTAA
- the hemW gene encoding radical SAM family heme chaperone HemW, protein MTKHLYIHLPLCQKICTFCDFKRELIDRYNPQKVVDDLLKEIEKKSFKQEQFLSIYLGGGTPNIFSDELLDYFLLNISKYAAKTCEFTIECNPDLITKSQAKVLKKNKVNRVSVGVQIVNNKILKYLNRTHDINQCYQAIKNLHEQGIDNINIDLMYALPHMKKDDVIENIKFIKKTKPNHISFYGLDLKPGAYLTKTPYEIDLDQEAIQLKTMKAELNKLNYKRYEVANWSRLKKYRSVHNLAYWLSKDYAAIGWGAHGFEDRKSYYYDGTIDNWEIKSTALSEEDFYQRVLMMGLRLKDGIDITIEPFKTAYLKYKDKLNYVSIVKNHLKANNIDLLNESIINIFN, encoded by the coding sequence ATGACTAAACATCTATACATTCACTTACCGCTATGTCAAAAGATTTGCACTTTTTGTGATTTTAAACGAGAGTTAATTGATCGTTATAATCCACAAAAAGTAGTTGATGATTTATTAAAAGAAATAGAAAAAAAATCATTTAAACAAGAACAATTTTTAAGTATCTATTTAGGTGGTGGAACGCCTAATATATTTAGCGATGAATTATTAGATTATTTTTTATTAAATATTTCAAAATATGCGGCAAAAACGTGTGAATTTACTATAGAATGTAATCCAGATTTAATTACAAAATCACAAGCAAAAGTTCTGAAAAAAAACAAAGTAAATCGAGTGTCTGTTGGAGTGCAAATTGTTAATAATAAAATCCTGAAATATTTAAACAGAACTCATGACATAAATCAGTGTTATCAAGCAATCAAAAATTTACATGAACAAGGCATTGATAACATTAATATCGATCTTATGTATGCATTGCCTCACATGAAAAAAGATGATGTTATTGAGAACATAAAATTCATTAAAAAAACTAAACCAAACCACATATCTTTTTATGGCTTAGATTTAAAACCAGGAGCATATTTAACTAAGACCCCTTATGAGATTGATTTAGATCAAGAAGCAATCCAATTAAAGACGATGAAAGCTGAACTAAATAAGCTAAATTATAAGCGTTATGAAGTGGCTAATTGATCACGCTTAAAAAAGTATCGTTCAGTTCATAATTTGGCTTATTGATTATCCAAAGATTATGCTGCAATCGGATGGGGTGCTCATGGGTTTGAAGACCGTAAAAGTTATTATTATGATGGCACAATTGATAACTGAGAAATCAAGAGCACAGCACTAAGCGAAGAAGACTTTTATCAACGTGTTTTAATGATGGGTTTAAGGCTAAAAGATGGCATTGATATAACCATTGAACCATTCAAGACTGCTTATCTTAAATACAAGGATAAACTCAACTATGTCAGCATTGTTAAAAACCATTTAAAAGCTAACAATATTGATCTACTAAACGAGTCAATTATCAATATTTTCAACTAA
- a CDS encoding AAA family ATPase — MLFLKKFHAQGFKSYADNVNFSFDEHVTGIVGPNGSGKSNVVDALKWVLGERSMKNLRGKTSDDVIFFGSQEKPASKFAEVSLTFDNSQGYLHDKRKEITVTRRVYRGSGVSEYLINNEPSSLKEINDIFLDSGLTKGSLCIISQNTVSNFIEAKPEDRRQIFEDAAGIGRYAKKKQDAIKQIARTNDNLKEITTIVNELNRDLKKLSQQAEKAKLYSETKEKLKDLEVTLAVNEYLISQKEIEGLSEKIAKIDERLLKNDPQLQINQEKLDTFKKRYATADNNVQKIQNELQKIYDEISLLEKRNVFNDLQLKSDLDSNDKNKKIDALEQLLKSSEEQLKKYFNLITKWEEELKVQHSEKEALTVQLETLKKELATHQVRRYEANSQIQFYVNQKQNQLAQDIGVRTVLNNKDAIGGVHGIVQDFIKVDEQYEVAISTALNRAAKNIIVDSNQDAINAVNFLKANRAGKATFLPLANLKDREVKPEHLEVLDQVEGYLGIACNLIDYHDKYDPAIKALLGQIIIASDLESATKISKFTYQLYRVISLGGDIVNAGGAITGGAETKHAQTIFNVDEKIDSLKQEYSVADKNINELNKNIEFYQADLTKKENEYSEKKITIQRYQDLVVIEQKKFDDYKIQYEQLTDKTFDGKDVKWDDKKIKSELFSLETKKTTLAQDLKINQEAKEMYQKQVSQLEKEVSSFYREIDDDKNDKLKHRELLTKHENTMYLSKSKINESYGMAIEFAIENFNKPLPISLSQARNEVVKLQSTLNNLGAINMEAIEELDVKKERYETLYNQQQELINARDKINDAIIRLDEKAIQEFDQLISDLNNELPKTFYYLFGGGNCEIRYSNPEDKLASGIEVFASPPGKNIGNLNLLSGGEKALVALSVLFSILKVSSFPLVVLDEAESALDLANVERFANIIKNSSKQTQFLIITHREGTMVKCDKLIGATMQTKGVTKMLSVSLHQAKDMAEEVEAE; from the coding sequence ATGCTATTTTTAAAGAAATTTCATGCCCAAGGGTTTAAATCATATGCTGACAATGTTAATTTCAGCTTTGACGAACACGTAACGGGGATTGTAGGGCCAAACGGCTCTGGTAAGTCAAATGTAGTAGATGCTTTAAAGTGAGTGCTTGGTGAGCGTTCTATGAAAAACCTGAGAGGAAAAACCAGTGATGATGTTATCTTCTTTGGTTCGCAAGAAAAACCTGCATCTAAATTTGCAGAAGTAAGTTTGACATTTGACAACTCACAAGGTTATTTACATGACAAACGTAAAGAGATCACAGTTACCAGAAGAGTATATCGTGGTAGTGGGGTATCTGAATACTTAATTAATAACGAGCCATCATCACTTAAAGAAATCAATGACATCTTCTTAGATTCAGGTTTAACAAAAGGTTCGTTATGTATTATTTCGCAAAACACCGTATCAAACTTTATTGAAGCTAAACCAGAAGATCGCAGACAAATCTTTGAAGATGCTGCTGGGATTGGACGTTATGCTAAAAAGAAGCAAGACGCAATTAAACAGATTGCAAGAACTAACGATAACTTAAAAGAAATTACAACAATCGTTAATGAGCTTAATCGTGATTTAAAGAAATTAAGTCAACAAGCAGAAAAAGCAAAACTGTATAGTGAAACTAAAGAAAAATTAAAAGATCTTGAAGTAACATTAGCAGTTAATGAATATTTAATTTCCCAAAAAGAAATTGAAGGCTTATCTGAAAAAATTGCGAAAATTGATGAACGTTTATTAAAGAACGACCCCCAATTACAAATCAATCAGGAAAAACTTGATACCTTTAAAAAACGTTATGCAACTGCTGATAATAATGTTCAGAAAATTCAAAACGAATTACAAAAAATTTATGATGAAATTTCATTATTAGAAAAGCGTAATGTTTTTAATGACTTACAACTTAAATCAGATTTAGATTCTAACGATAAAAATAAGAAAATTGATGCGTTAGAACAACTGTTAAAATCATCTGAAGAACAATTAAAAAAATACTTTAATTTAATTACTAAATGAGAAGAAGAATTAAAGGTTCAACATTCAGAAAAAGAAGCATTAACAGTTCAGTTAGAAACATTAAAAAAAGAACTTGCCACTCACCAAGTTAGACGCTATGAAGCAAACTCACAAATTCAGTTTTATGTAAACCAAAAACAAAATCAATTAGCTCAAGATATTGGTGTGCGCACGGTATTAAATAATAAAGATGCAATTGGTGGTGTTCATGGTATTGTTCAAGATTTTATTAAGGTTGATGAACAATATGAAGTTGCGATTTCAACCGCATTAAACCGTGCAGCTAAAAACATTATTGTTGATAGTAACCAAGATGCGATTAATGCTGTTAATTTCTTAAAAGCTAACCGCGCTGGTAAAGCGACATTCTTACCACTAGCCAACTTAAAAGATCGCGAAGTTAAACCTGAACATTTAGAAGTTCTAGATCAAGTTGAAGGTTATTTAGGTATTGCTTGCAATCTAATTGATTATCATGATAAATACGATCCAGCCATCAAAGCATTATTAGGTCAGATCATTATTGCATCAGATTTAGAATCAGCTACCAAGATTTCTAAATTTACTTACCAACTATACCGCGTGATCTCACTGGGTGGTGATATTGTTAATGCTGGTGGGGCAATTACTGGTGGTGCTGAAACTAAACACGCTCAAACAATCTTTAATGTTGATGAAAAAATTGACAGCTTAAAACAAGAATATTCAGTAGCTGATAAAAACATTAATGAATTGAATAAAAACATCGAATTTTACCAAGCAGATCTAACTAAAAAAGAAAACGAATACAGTGAGAAAAAAATCACAATTCAACGTTATCAAGATTTAGTAGTTATTGAACAAAAGAAATTTGATGATTACAAAATTCAATACGAACAATTAACTGATAAAACTTTTGATGGTAAAGATGTTAAGTGAGATGATAAAAAAATCAAATCTGAATTGTTCAGTTTAGAAACTAAAAAAACAACATTAGCTCAAGATTTAAAGATTAATCAAGAAGCGAAAGAAATGTATCAAAAACAAGTTAGTCAACTTGAAAAAGAAGTAAGTAGTTTCTATCGTGAAATTGATGATGATAAAAACGATAAATTAAAACATCGTGAGCTGTTAACTAAGCACGAAAATACGATGTATTTATCAAAATCTAAGATTAATGAATCATACGGAATGGCGATTGAATTTGCGATTGAAAACTTCAATAAACCATTACCAATTTCATTATCACAAGCACGTAATGAAGTTGTTAAATTACAAAGCACATTAAACAATCTTGGTGCAATTAACATGGAAGCGATTGAAGAGCTTGATGTTAAAAAAGAACGTTATGAAACTTTATATAACCAACAACAAGAATTGATTAATGCTCGTGATAAGATCAATGATGCGATTATTCGTTTAGATGAAAAAGCAATCCAAGAATTTGATCAATTAATTAGTGATTTAAATAACGAATTACCTAAAACATTCTATTACTTATTTGGTGGTGGTAATTGTGAAATCAGATACTCAAATCCAGAAGATAAATTAGCAAGTGGTATTGAAGTATTTGCTTCACCTCCTGGAAAAAATATTGGTAACTTAAACCTGTTATCAGGTGGTGAAAAAGCATTAGTTGCTTTATCAGTATTATTTAGTATTTTAAAAGTTTCATCATTCCCATTAGTAGTATTAGATGAAGCAGAAAGTGCATTAGACTTAGCCAACGTTGAACGTTTTGCTAACATCATTAAGAACTCATCAAAACAAACGCAATTCTTAATCATTACCCACCGTGAAGGAACGATGGTTAAATGTGATAAGTTGATTGGTGCAACGATGCAAACCAAAGGTGTGACTAAGATGTTATCAGTGTCATTACACCAAGCTAAGGATATGGCAGAAGAAGTTGAGGCTGAATAA
- the ftsY gene encoding signal recognition particle-docking protein FtsY — protein sequence MSFIKKLFSKFKKKPDVVEEISKKNQEHSLFESNQEKFDDGLKKSSNSFSDIINQLSTKYVTLNDEFYDDLFDSFIQLDIGYTATKKIVDAIMEEIKYQKVIDPTLIKQIIVDKLFIYYIQDSEVNIDLNYQQGRQNVFLVVGVNGVGKTTSIAKLANYYKKLDKKVLLVAADTFRAGAVEQLNIWAQRLNVDIYKDETKKDPAAVIYEGLNFAKQKDYDLVICDTSGRLQNKVNLMNELKKINGVIEKFIERKVDESLLVLDATTGQSGLMQAKVFHEVSSISGIILTKMDSSSKGGIILGIKDLFNIPVKLIGLGEKLDDLVSFDLQKYLISLTANLKLDYEQTNS from the coding sequence ATGAGTTTTATTAAGAAGTTATTTAGTAAGTTCAAAAAAAAGCCAGATGTTGTTGAAGAAATTAGTAAAAAAAATCAAGAACATTCTTTGTTTGAATCTAACCAAGAAAAGTTTGATGATGGCTTGAAAAAAAGTTCAAATTCTTTTTCAGATATCATCAATCAATTATCAACCAAATATGTCACATTAAATGACGAATTTTACGATGATTTGTTTGATTCTTTCATTCAATTAGACATCGGATATACTGCAACAAAAAAGATTGTTGATGCCATCATGGAAGAAATCAAATACCAGAAGGTAATTGATCCGACATTGATTAAGCAAATCATTGTTGATAAGTTGTTTATTTATTACATTCAAGACAGTGAAGTAAATATTGATTTAAATTATCAACAAGGCAGACAAAATGTTTTTTTAGTTGTTGGAGTTAATGGCGTTGGTAAAACAACCTCGATTGCAAAACTAGCAAATTATTACAAAAAACTTGATAAGAAAGTTTTATTAGTAGCAGCCGATACATTCAGAGCTGGTGCAGTTGAACAATTAAATATCTGAGCACAACGCTTAAATGTTGATATTTATAAGGATGAAACCAAAAAAGATCCAGCTGCTGTGATTTATGAAGGTTTAAATTTTGCCAAACAAAAAGATTATGATCTAGTCATCTGTGACACATCAGGAAGATTACAAAACAAAGTCAATCTGATGAACGAATTAAAAAAGATCAATGGCGTGATTGAAAAATTCATTGAACGTAAGGTGGATGAATCATTATTAGTTCTAGATGCAACCACGGGTCAATCAGGTCTGATGCAAGCTAAAGTTTTTCATGAAGTAAGTAGTATATCTGGTATCATTTTAACCAAGATGGATTCATCATCAAAAGGCGGAATTATTTTGGGAATAAAAGATCTATTTAATATCCCCGTAAAATTAATCGGATTAGGCGAAAAACTCGATGATTTAGTAAGTTTTGATCTGCAAAAATACTTAATCTCATTAACAGCAAATCTTAAATTAGATTATGAACAAACCAATAGTTAA
- a CDS encoding DNA-binding protein: protein MNKPIVNLQEWDYLNRLFSYYEKLLSSKTKQYLEEYLINNLSYNEIATNYQVSKHAVYDQIKKGIIQLKDYEALLQLLEQSNQRMVLYQMIDDEQLKAKLINLETK from the coding sequence ATGAACAAACCAATAGTTAATTTGCAAGAATGGGATTATTTAAATCGGTTGTTTAGTTACTATGAAAAGTTGTTATCATCTAAAACCAAACAATACTTAGAAGAATACTTAATCAACAACCTATCATACAACGAAATTGCCACCAATTATCAAGTATCAAAACATGCTGTTTATGATCAGATTAAAAAGGGAATAATTCAACTCAAAGATTATGAAGCATTATTGCAACTATTAGAACAATCCAACCAACGGATGGTTTTATATCAAATGATTGATGATGAACAACTAAAAGCTAAACTCATCAATCTAGAAACTAAATAA
- a CDS encoding MPN555 family protein chaperone: MSSKLKLIKEIDYNQEIKVTQFFIDPAMMQQQRERIKAAIPNMNDETMLQYELLQLSIKDNLFSSIMNHLASHFEFEIDQEEIKKIIEQLKANGLTSQKEEVLNSMADKIIKKGLMFDYLSEQWKVKVSDEEVKNMLDIYYQKTNQSIHDVLNDKQKFESVRVSIFEEKMVLKTISMFAIRFNMQNPAYEEDQKSSDKSVD, translated from the coding sequence ATGTCATCAAAACTAAAATTAATTAAAGAGATTGATTACAATCAAGAAATCAAAGTTACCCAATTCTTCATTGATCCTGCAATGATGCAACAACAACGTGAAAGAATCAAAGCAGCGATTCCTAACATGAATGATGAAACGATGTTGCAATATGAATTATTACAACTAAGCATTAAAGACAACTTATTTTCATCAATCATGAATCATTTAGCATCTCACTTTGAGTTTGAAATTGATCAAGAAGAAATTAAGAAAATCATCGAACAATTAAAAGCAAATGGTTTAACTTCTCAAAAAGAAGAAGTATTAAACAGCATGGCTGATAAGATCATCAAAAAAGGTTTAATGTTTGATTATTTATCAGAACAATGAAAAGTTAAAGTATCTGATGAAGAAGTAAAAAACATGTTGGATATTTATTATCAAAAAACCAACCAATCAATTCATGATGTATTAAACGATAAACAAAAATTTGAATCAGTGCGTGTTTCAATCTTCGAAGAAAAAATGGTGTTAAAAACCATCAGCATGTTTGCAATTAGATTTAATATGCAAAACCCTGCTTATGAAGAAGATCAAAAATCATCAGATAAGAGTGTTGATTAA
- a CDS encoding DUF3217 domain-containing protein translates to MLNTVLIGGQIDSSKWSKNKTGFYVTITQKRKFGNKIFTDFFVIYANDELGQKLSEYVQNHEHLFVKGVLTTYQDKKTKIWKTQILAEKILVNHDKTLTNQQEEN, encoded by the coding sequence ATGCTTAATACTGTATTGATAGGTGGTCAGATTGACAGTTCTAAGTGATCAAAAAATAAAACTGGGTTTTATGTAACGATCACGCAAAAGCGTAAGTTTGGAAATAAGATTTTTACGGATTTTTTTGTAATCTATGCTAACGATGAACTAGGACAAAAATTATCTGAATACGTGCAAAACCACGAACACTTATTTGTTAAGGGTGTTTTAACTACTTATCAAGATAAAAAAACCAAAATTTGAAAAACACAAATTTTAGCCGAGAAAATTTTAGTTAATCACGACAAAACATTAACTAATCAACAAGAAGAAAATTAA
- the thrS gene encoding threonine--tRNA ligase, whose product MLNYFNTALLMLQVVLKKQDEAIKFGNIQVNDQGFYLDYLSQTIKINPEDFNKLIKSLTKLTSSAKPIKEHKVDKQQAIKLLINQPYSVELINECEEDLVCLAQIDDDYYYVANCGVLENTKQLKAFNFQSVGGAYFKGDKNNVVMVRLNGFGFDNDKTMADYLAVIEEQKQRDHRRINKILELFTFNPLAGAGMPIWLPNGQIVRQLIGDYVHSVQTKYGFTFVNTPVLGSVDLYKKSGHYAHYAKDMFTEIKLLDGDSMMLRPMTCPHHCLVYLNKTRNYDDLPMRLSEDALLHRYEASGGLTGLERVRAMMLLDNHIFCRLDQIKSEILNAYKVINEVISTFNLKFHRIDLSLHDPADKESFIDNKEMWSRSEKQLEDALIDLGLTYTKQVGEAAFYGPKIDFQVKTALNKIITVSTIQLDFSLPSPEKFDIKYKNKNNEFEQGVIIHLGIIGTYERFVATLLEQTKGALDLWLAPKQITIIPINNNVHLQACKQLANIFEQHNLRVSVDQRDERMNKKIREAQINKVPVQVIVGDNEANDLNQITYRLYGQSESNQLELSKFIELFKKPY is encoded by the coding sequence ATGCTTAATTACTTTAATACTGCTTTATTAATGCTTCAGGTTGTTCTAAAAAAACAAGATGAAGCAATTAAGTTTGGAAACATCCAAGTTAATGATCAAGGATTTTATTTAGATTATTTATCACAAACCATTAAGATCAATCCTGAAGATTTTAATAAGCTTATCAAATCATTAACTAAACTAACCTCATCAGCTAAACCAATCAAAGAACACAAAGTTGATAAACAACAAGCAATCAAGTTATTAATCAATCAACCTTACAGCGTTGAATTGATCAATGAGTGTGAAGAAGATCTTGTTTGTTTAGCGCAAATTGATGATGATTATTATTATGTAGCAAATTGTGGGGTGTTAGAAAATACCAAACAATTAAAAGCATTTAATTTCCAATCAGTTGGTGGGGCGTATTTTAAGGGTGACAAGAATAATGTTGTCATGGTGCGTCTAAATGGTTTTGGTTTTGATAATGATAAAACGATGGCTGATTATTTAGCCGTTATTGAAGAACAAAAACAACGTGATCACCGTCGTATTAATAAGATCTTAGAACTATTCACATTCAATCCGTTAGCAGGAGCTGGGATGCCGATTTGATTACCAAACGGTCAGATCGTGCGTCAGCTAATTGGTGATTATGTTCATAGTGTTCAAACCAAATACGGATTTACTTTTGTAAACACCCCTGTGTTGGGTAGTGTGGATCTTTATAAAAAATCAGGGCACTATGCGCACTATGCTAAAGATATGTTTACTGAAATCAAATTGCTAGATGGTGATAGCATGATGCTAAGACCTATGACATGCCCACACCACTGTTTGGTTTATTTAAACAAAACAAGAAACTATGACGACTTACCAATGCGTTTATCAGAAGATGCATTGTTACACCGTTATGAAGCATCAGGTGGTTTAACTGGGCTTGAACGTGTGCGAGCCATGATGTTATTAGACAACCACATCTTTTGTCGTTTAGATCAAATTAAGAGTGAAATCTTAAATGCTTATAAAGTGATCAATGAAGTAATTAGCACATTTAATCTGAAGTTTCACCGTATTGATCTATCATTACACGATCCAGCTGATAAAGAATCATTTATTGATAACAAAGAAATGTGATCACGTTCTGAAAAACAATTAGAAGACGCACTAATTGATTTAGGACTAACATATACCAAACAAGTTGGTGAAGCTGCTTTTTATGGACCTAAGATTGACTTCCAAGTAAAAACAGCACTAAATAAGATCATTACCGTATCAACAATCCAATTAGATTTCTCACTACCTTCACCTGAAAAATTTGACATTAAATATAAAAACAAAAACAACGAGTTTGAACAAGGGGTGATCATCCACTTAGGGATCATTGGAACTTATGAACGTTTTGTGGCAACATTATTAGAACAAACCAAAGGTGCATTAGATCTATGGTTAGCTCCAAAACAAATCACGATTATTCCAATCAATAACAACGTGCATTTACAAGCATGTAAGCAATTAGCAAACATCTTTGAACAACATAATCTAAGAGTAAGTGTTGATCAACGTGATGAAAGAATGAATAAAAAAATCCGAGAAGCGCAAATCAACAAGGTCCCTGTTCAAGTTATTGTTGGTGATAATGAAGCTAATGATCTGAACCAAATCACTTACCGTTTATACGGACAAAGTGAATCTAACCAACTAGAACTAAGTAAGTTTATTGAGTTGTTTAAAAAACCATATTAG